The nucleotide window TTTGCTttctaaaaaaagttttaaatcagTTGACAGGCTGTTGCAATTTCGTCATAAACCCGGAAACGAGATTAATGGTTGCTCTGGAAACTGGGGGGTGCGTAATATTTACATGCATTCCGAGGGAGCCGCTCCCCTCCTGCACGCACACACGCTCAGGCTTCACTTCCCAACAGGTGAAACTGAGAGTATGAAGAACCTGGTGATTAGGGGTATGAATTGACACACTTACTGTAAAATTTAGATATTTGgctttatttcatttcagttatGCAAAGTAAGCATATATAAGTGTATATATAGCCTATTAGTGTTCTACACCAGCAGTATGTTAGCCTACAaatgtgaccctaaaccacaaaaccagtcataagggccagtTTTTTACAagctgaaagctgaacaaataagctgtctcattgatgtatggtttgttaggatatgacaatatttagtcgagatacaactattcaaagatctggaatctgagggtgcaaaattcaaaatatcgagaaaatcgcctttaaggaaggtcttagcaatgctttgatatatttatggtaggaaatttacaaaatatcttcatggaacatgacctttacataatatcctaatgatttttggcataaaagaaaagtcaatgtattgttggctattgctacaaatatacccatgttgcttatgactgattttgtgttccaggatcacaaatgttaaaaaaagacTTTTTGTCTTACACACATGTCGTTTTGTGTCAGCGTGTTTTGTTTATGGCCATTATGGttgtcttaaaatgtcttaagcATAGTATTCTCAGTATTATTCTacagttttgttttcatttctgtttcacagcttgaatgacatgagggtgagtagataGTGTCATCGTTTTCATTTTTGACTGAGCTATTTCTTTAAGCAGACTATATGATTATATTTCATTTCCAATCTGTCCACAGACCTACATCAAAACGTGTTTCATCACTCTCTTGTTCGATGACTTGTCAGACTTACCTTAGATGTTGTGTATGCACAGGTGAGTGAGTGGGCGTAAATTTTTCTTCCTTTTTAACCGAGCCGCTACGGTTGGTTGAAATGCCACCAGGGCTGGATACACGCATATGTGTGAGTCAGCCTAGACGAGCGCTGCCTGTCACGCAATAACAGGAGGGTGGCCAGACTCAACCGATAACAGTCTATGTTGTGTCTGCCACATGCCAAATGTAATTTTATAAGCTAATAGTATGAAACCTGTTTAAACGGTAATATCTGTTTGTGTATACTTTACACAACATATGTTGTGTTGTGTGCCCAGACAAACAGTATAGAAGAGTAAAAGATAAGAGAACAAAACCAAGTGTAGCGACAAATCTTCACACCATAGGCGGGACGTTTCTGCCAAATCTATCAACATCCTGTATCTTGAGCTATCTGTTCAAATCAAGATTTGGATGCTATTCTAAGTCGGAGTAGGTGTGTACCTCATAAGTTGTTCGCTTTATTTATTCagagggaaataaaatgaaacacgGATTCCAGCTTGTCAACAAAACATATCTACATCAAAAGACTGGCATAAGGCCAAAGCAGTAGTCTACCTGTCTGCTTAGCTCATAGTTGGCAAAGTCCAGggtaaaattatttgttttggaTAAGAATAATACCCctataaattagtttttttgccATGAAGCATTTTACAAATCTAAAGAGGAAGTTGAATATTGTGAATATtgaaaatgctacagtaaaacatgTTAATTGGTTAACACTAAGATTCCTTACTCTATACAATAAAAATGGATCTGTACCAaagcaaaattattatttaaagtcAAAAACtgtaaactgacattcccagaattccctggaTTGCTCTTtgcatttgtttgtattttaaataattttgtttcTTACTAGTTTTGTGATCAGTTATGTGTATTATGGTTTTATGTTAcatcctatatgtgaccctggaccacaaaaccagtcataaggttaaattttacaaaactgagatgtatacaacatatgaaagctcaataaataagctttctattgatgtatagtttgttaggatatgacaatatttggccaagatacatcaatttgaaaatctggaatctgagggtgcaaaaaaatcaaaatattgagaaaatcacctttaaagttgtccaaattaagttcttaacaatgcatattactaatcaaaaattacattttgatatatttatagcaggaattttacaaaaaacttcatggaacgtgatctttacttaatgaaaaatcaataattttgacccatacaatgtatttttggctattgctacaaatataccccagcgacttaagactggttttgtggtccagggtcacatatggtttgcattattttagtgtcatacaattgaggtcaaaagtttacatacaccttgcagaatctgcaaaatgttatttattttaccaaaataactgggattatacaaaatgcatgtttttttttatttagtactgacatgaatatgatatttcacataaaagacatttacaaatagttcacgagagaaaataatagtaaaatttataaaaaatgaccttgttcaaaagtttacatcttaatactgtgttgttacctgaatgatcctcagctgttgtttttttgttcttgtttagtgatagttgtttatgaatcccttgtttgtcctgagcagttaaactgcctgctgttcttcagaaaaaaatccacaaattctttgttttttcagcatttttgtgtatttgaaccctttccaacaatgactgtatgattttgagatccatctttttacactgaggacaactgaggggctcatatgcaactattacagaaggttcaaaagctcactgatgcttcagaaggaaaaacaatgcattaaaagccaagggtgtaaacttttgaaaagaacaAAGATCATTGCCTAAAGatcattgtttttcatttagtagtgCCCTTCAGGGGCTACAGAACATAcacatttcccagaagacaaaataggtcaCATTTACCCtgatgctaaaattcagaaaGCCCAGTATTATCAGTATATGTTAATAGGACAAATTTGGTCTTAGTAATAGCATGGCCTTGATAATTCAGCAGTTGGATTTACCAgcttaaaatgcaatttatttattcaaataaattacaGCTTTAGGCTGTAAAATGTAGAGCTTCTGTAAATAtgtttacatttgcatttttacaaaattggcattttttctttacaaactacaggactttattttttttaacagcgTAGAAATCagataaaaatagaaaatgttgAAACCGCTGAGGTCAAGGCCCACCTTTCTGAGCAGCCGTGGCAGGCTTTGACGGAGCACGTGTACATTTCTGTCAGGTTAATGTGGTTAATAGAGGAAGCATTTGCGCAGCAATGAAAGAGTGATTGACAGCTAACACTAATGAGTGCACCACACCCCGAGCAAGACTGGTCTTGCAGCAAATCGAGGGAGAGTGAGGTGGGGTGGAACAGAGTGAAACAAGATACTCAGGATTACTATTTCCAAAAAAGATAAATCCATCACCTGTGATTTTGCACATACAATGTTAGCATGCAATGTCAAAGTATAGTGTCTATACTTTGACATTAAGCTGGGGGCTAAAGATGTTGAGAGTCTCTGACAAACCGGTCTGACACATGAAATTTGCCGTTATAGGCTGGATAGGGCATTTGTCAAGCACCTCACACAGATGGGGAGGTGGTGGTGTGTAGCTACCACTGATTAAAAGATGTAGATACGGGAAATAGTTCTCCTCAGGTGAGGTGAGATAAGAACACAGGCCAAACCTTTAAGGGCTTCCCAACAGACCTGAGAAGACAAAAAAATAACAGACTGTGTGATCCAACATTATGgtttttaataatacattaatttaaCTGTCAAGAAAAATAAACCTGACCACTTTCAGAAACAAAACCTAACCTCTTTCCTTGCTTGAAGAAGTTTTtcatgctcaacaaggctgcatttattaattaacagtaaaaaaaaattgtgaatattattacaattaaaaacaataaaaaatatttctgtaatggcaaagctgaattttgtcacatgatccttttaaATTATTCTAATGTGTTGACTTGGTACTCAAGAAACTATTTTTGTTATCATCAATGGTTGAGCTGCCTGATATTTTTGTGGAAGCATTTtaaggttctttgatgaataaaaagttcaaaagaacattctgtaacaatataaatctctttactgacacttttgatcaatttaatgcagacttgctgagtaaaaaaaaaaaatatattaatgtctttaaaaaaaaataaaaaataaaaattactaacCCCAAgccttttgagtggtagtgtaaataaacatatttacactatttacactGGTCTTGATTTGTATCTTTAGCTATCTTCAACTGTAATTAGACAAAGCAAATTCATTCTCAGTCTTAATGTATTTGTTGAAAAGGGGTCTGATGAGCATTGACAGTAGGTGTGTTGACATGCAGTGTGCCTAGCCCTGCTGATCGGCAAGAATAGCCGGTTGCAGTTGGGGGTGGAGTTGAGAAGAGAGCCATCAGATCGGTTGCTTTCTGCGTTTCGCAGTGTCTACGGGAATAACCTACCTAGCCTACTTTATGAACTCAACCAAAGAAAACATGCAGAGTGCATGCCTTTAGAGGAACTTACAGAGGAACCTAATCTATTATGCTTTACTTTCATGTTTACGTATATGAAATCTCTGTTAGAaaataaaagtcattttaatGCCCCCctaaaattaaacaattacagaaaatagaaaatatttcttCTACTAGCCTTTTTATGGCACTTGTATATCTTATTTACAAAGGATAAAGTGGTTCGGTGATGAATGGATGATTTAGAGACTCTTTTGTATTGTGTTTTATCTTTTGCTTTATTTAAAATGGTTTACAACTGTATGTTTCATAGTTTTGCCTCACATACATTTCACATCATGTCATACATCAATTCTTAGTTTGTTTTTAGTCTCAGTTTTCATCCTGGTAAAATGAACGCACAGAAAACTTTTGTATGGGACCAAAATTATTATTAGTTAAATTACTTTTAAGTAACCAAAGATGTAATTTGCTTGTGAATAGATTGTCAGTATTAAGACTTAATTTAAAAgtcatattttttgtcatttcataAATAATTTCAAGAGTCTGTGTGTGAATAAGGTGGTAACAAATAGAAACTAAATATTCTGAGCTTATATTAGATGCatgtacattaccagtcaaaagtttttgaacagtaaggttttttaaagaagtctcttctgcccaccaagcctgcattttaaaatagctcctttctatttgaatatatttttagatgtaatttatttatgtgatcaaagctatcattttcagcatcattactccagtcttcagtgtcacattatctttcaggaatcattctaatatgctgatttgctgttcaagaaacatttgttattattaataaaatatttaacagttgagtaaattcttccaggattctttgatgaatagaaagatatatCAGCAtaagagcatttatctgaaataattaatgggaaagaaattataaaaattgaacacttttatttagcaataatgctttaaattgatcaaaagatgatgataaagacatttaaaatgtttcaaaagatttcagataaacgctttgttcaaagaaacctgaataaattctactcagctgttttcaacataataacaatttttttgagcagcaaatcagaatattagaatgatttctgaaggatcatgtgactggagtaatgatgctaaaaagtccGTTTTGAAATggcaggaataaattaccttttaaaatatattcaaatagaaagcagttacttaatttagtaaaactatttcaaaattgtacagtttttgctattctttggtgagcagaaagactttttttaaaacgctaaaaaacttttactgatagTGTAGCTTATCTTTGTACCTTTTGCATTCATCCATCCTGTCTGAGCGCATGAGTACTATTGCTCAAGCAGTGCTTTTTTACTTTTATGTTTGCCTGCTCTGACATTCTTGATTGTATTCTCTCTGTACATGGAGAAGACAGAACAAACAACTCATCTGAAATGGTACCAGTTCCAATGGGGTAGAAAGAATTAAGCACATAATAAATAATGGCATATAAGGGGCCCTGGAAAGTAGTTAAAGTAGCATTAAAAAGGACAGATACTATATATGCAAGAATACAAAGCACTgcttttttaaaaagcacaatgACGTATTAACAGCTTTGAGAAGGTTAAAGACATCCAGCTGGCCAGGTTTCATTCGCCAACATTAAACCAcattttcaaaaaagaaaaatgaaatccAACTTGTAGTCAAGtaaaacaataattttattaGGATTTCAGGCTAATTGAGAATAGCAGGACTTCCAGTACAACTTTCCAAGCTTTCTTCTTGACTTCTACTACACTTTGCTTTAAGAAGTGATGACGGATGGAGACTTAAAGGCTGACGTAAGTAATAATGACATAGCTAGTGGGGTAAAGGTGGAGAAAACCGAGAAAAGCCATAGTATTTTTATTGACTCTTTGCCTCTCTCTGGTGGCACAATTATGTATCACAGTTCATCAATTCAAGTCATCCATAATGGATAAATGCAAAACACAACTTCAGATAAGAATAaaagtttaattatttaaatgttgtttttccCTACAACTGTCTGAATCTTTTTTTCAAAGCCATTTACACAACACTACATATTATCTGATGGAAATGTCTTACTCCGTGGTCAAACGTACACCTTagccatttataatgtttcattcATGAAATAAACCAACAGTGAAAAAATATTCACAagcaaaaaaggaaaataaattcACAAATGTAATGTGTGCAAATATGCAATTTCCATCACACAAATACATTTTCCATTTACCTGCAAACAGCATGAAACTTGCTTCTGATGGGTGAATACTaccatctataaaaaaaaaaaaagtgctcttATTTGACCAATTTCCCGTTAGTCATAGTGACACTCAAGAGCAGGGGTcgccacactcggtcctggagggccggtgtcctacagagtttagctccaaccctaatcaaacacacctgaaccagctaatcaaggtcttaatatgtatacttgaaacttccaggcaggtctgttgaggcaagttggagctaaactctgcaggacaccggccctccaggaccgagtttggtgatCCCTGCTCAATAGCATGGCTACATGAACATTGCAACTTAGGAAATACAACCATAACTGATTCACTAGTCTCTATACATTACCTaaagaaaaaaactttattttgtcaAATGCAACAGAATGTCTTTTCTAAAGTGTGAAGCAACATGGGCTTTCTAGGTTCTGGAAGACTTTGTGAAATAGTGTCCATATGgttggatttgtctgaaaaaagaacAAAACACTAATGATCCTCTGTGGGGATAATAGTTCTCCTATTATGTTCTAAAAGGGCTGCTTTTAGCAAATGTGCACATTTTTACAATTCTGAAATTCACAGATTTGTAGCTGAATTCAAAATGGCTATGTGGGTTTTAGTGAACATATGCAATACTATATGTGGATTTAGTACAGTTGTTTGTATATTTATGGTTGATTGCAAGAATACTATGGACACTACTCCCATCCCTGAGCTTAGAAAATCCAAATTTAACAGCCTAATTAAATAGCCCACTACCATAAAAAGGAATAAAAAGGGGGAAATGTTCTATAATTATAGAAGGACCCCTAACCAAACTGGCTTTTTGGTCCACTTCAGGGCCACCTGGAATATGTGAATGTGTGGATTATACAGTATTTGTACCTGTCTCTAAAGTCAGCACTGATATGTTAACAATAAATGCTTTTAACAAGAGACCGAGCTTAATTTCACAAGAACCGTCATTTTGATTAGAATACATCTAATTCCCCAATCGGCTGTCCAGTGCACTTTGTCAACTTGAGTGGTCACTGAATTTGCCTTTTGCATGAATCTACGCTTTCTTCTTCTTGAGGGCAGGCCTGCTGTTCCAGTAGTAGAGGACCTGAGCTGCGATCACACCATTACAGAAAGAAGAGATGACGTAGGTGACAGCCATGAGGGAATCTCCCGTTTCCTTAACAAAGACATTGAACACATTAAAATAGTCACTTATCAATGGAAccatttaaaaccattttaaaatgaatataaaagCTAATAAGGATCATAGTTGCACTACCTATGTTTTAGGTCACaggatgtttttttaatgtttaataattttattcagcaaggatacaataaattaatttaaaacgtTAGAAAAGGTTTTCATATCTAAAATATTCTAAAAAGtctatttcaaatgaatgcagctctattgaatattttattaatcgaagaatctttttaaaaaaagtaaagcgTTTTCTAAATTCGCTttgatgagcattagagacttctaTCCTCTAAAATATTGCATGATAActcattttaatggttttaccTGCACTGTAGTGAATATGCGTGCTAATGAGCCTGCAAACAGCAGAAACACTGAAATTGCTGACAGCTGCCCAGTGTGGCCATTTCTGTAGTTGGTACCAGCCTGAATTAACTGAAGAGACAGAGAAAATTGAATACATTATATGAAAAATACATTTCTGCTGGGTTAGCAGTTAAactgagttgttgttttttttgtccaTCTTACCCGTCCAAAGATGATGGCTGGCATATTAGAGGCTTGCATTGTAGTTACAACAGACACTGGGGTCATGGGAGACAGTATGAGTGCCAAAAGACCAAAGTAGACTACCAGAAACCCCAAACCTGCAAATAACCACAGCATAAACAAAAGTTGTCTCATAAATATTGACATTTAAaatgaatgtgtgtttttttttacccttacCTTTGATGGTGTTTCCTCCATAGTGCTGTATAAGGAAACCAATGGTCACAGTCTGAAGCATGAGGAAAAGTGCCTCTCCCCAGGAACTGTCAAAAATAATCacgttacagttgaggtcaaatgtttacgtacaccttgcagaatctgcaaaatgttaattattttaccaaaataagagggatcgtacaaaatgcatgttactttttattttgaaaaataatagttaaatttataaaaaagacctcttgattcttaatactgtgttgttacctgaatgatccacaggtgtGTATCTGTGTATCTTTATGTGTTTAGTAACCAGTTTTCCTCTTTGTTGTATGTTATTAATGCATGGTGTGTGGACAACTGTTTCACACAGTCTTTCACATAATTATGAAAAAGCACCACTACTGATTTACCTGAAAG belongs to Garra rufa chromosome 3, GarRuf1.0, whole genome shotgun sequence and includes:
- the mpdu1b gene encoding mannose-P-dolichol utilization defect 1b translates to MAEAVVETSFMDPFKDILVNYLMPEKCYDEFFLQFNLLHVDCLKIVISKGLGIGIILGSVLVKLPQILKLVGAKSAEGLSFNSVLLELFAITGTMAYSIANSFPFSSWGEALFLMLQTVTIGFLIQHYGGNTIKGLGFLVVYFGLLALILSPMTPVSVVTTMQASNMPAIIFGRLIQAGTNYRNGHTGQLSAISVFLLFAGSLARIFTTVQETGDSLMAVTYVISSFCNGVIAAQVLYYWNSRPALKKKKA